AACCtagtcattaattaaataataaaacattaaaattaaaaaaatcatataatttttgtaagtagttatatatattacttaaattattttcaattataattattcacgTATAATACTATGATATTGATTTAATCATGTCATAGCTTATTAAAACATATATCTTGTTTGACATGTGGATACATAAATGAGATAGAAGTAggaaataaatatgaatatttttaaaaaaagtttgggGAAATGAAAACTAGTTAATTTGTTAATGTGGGATAAGCATTCACTAACTGCTACTATCGCGCGTATTGACACGCACCTCACCCACCCTTCCCATCATCCAATGATTAGCTTTAGCCAGTGCCACGTACACAATACAACCCCACCTAATAATAGCATCAGGAAAAAACCCTCACTCGTGAACAGATTTGATTTGAGTTGTACGGTCACAAACCCATTTTTGATTGAAGTGGCATGTTTCAAATTACAcgattgaaatttttattttcttaaatatgaatttatctaaaaatttagattttctaATCTTGATATTAAGATGCGTGTGAGTGTGACTGTATCAACACTAGATCTAATTCATATTCTTCATCAACCCCCCTTTGGTCATGAATGAACCTGATGATTTGAAAGCCATGAACAGGGTAGATCCCTTTGGGCCCATTAGTCAACACGATAACGTGGTAGACTCCCATGTACTGAATCAATTCACAATCAACAGCAGGAAGTCGAGTGGGCCCATATATGACCAAAGCAAAACCATTGAATGAAATGAACCGTTACACTTACAGCTTAGGCTTACCAAAACAGAATTCTTACACAATTGAACTCTAAAATTGTTTATACTTTGAACTGACaccattttttttgtctttaatttttttttttatataaaaatgaagTAACATCAATACATACCTGTAGTTACTGgttagtgttttttttatttttttgcgaGAAGCAATTTTTCCTTGAAAAACTATCAACACTAGATGTAAATGCGAATaaatctatttgaaatttaaaagtttGTTGAAGATTAATGATTTCTTTTAAACACATGTTAATGAGtctaaagataaaattatatgaaaaaaataattttaaacttttaaaaaattgaagacATTTGAATATTTGTTTAACATAGAAGGCCAATGCAAGGGATGAAAAAATGATTGCAATTCAAATTCTTCTTCTTTGGTTCAAGTAACTATAGTTTGAAcagaaaaaaatatagaaagaaaaggaaGTGGTGAATTAGTGttacaaaattttgaatataaaagTTGTGTTTGAACTCGTTGCATTCTCCATGCGCAgaactaaatttatttgttttagttttGCGTAGATCATAAATAGGCATAATAGGTACATGACATCCCCGAGACTGCGCAagcaagagagagagagagagagagagaagttTAAAAGCAAAAGAGAGAGAAGCAGGGGAAAGGCTTTTACACGTGATAAAGAAAGAAGCAAAAGTGTTTTGCATGCGTGTATaacttcatcatcatcatcttctctTTCTCTTACTATATTCTTACTTAAATTAAACTCACTTACCCTCTTTCCTTTCCATTTCCTTTCTTTCAAAATTCTCCTATATCCTTCTAATACAGATACTTTGCAACccattttttttgtcaacaaaGTGTTATTGGGTGAGTTCAAGTTTTGCTTTTTTCTCCATTCTCATGCTCATTTTGCTGTTTTCCTCAGTGTTTGTTCTATTgtccttgattttttttgttttcttaaggTTGTTTTTTCCCTTCAGTTTCATGACAGTACTGTATAATGCAGAGGTTTCCAATCTGTCTTCACAATCCATactttgttctatttttttttaaagtgctGTTGTTACATGGCTGTATCTTTTCGTCGTTTTGGtgattttttcagttttttgaTAAGAGACAAGCCTATAAGACATAATAAAGAACTTGTCTTGTCTTCTTGGTATTTCCATTTTCTGGGTTTCCCATCTCTCTAAATCTAATCACAttctattatttattagttattcTCTTCTAGTActgttatttattaattattcttttctagtactattaatttagttttttttttttttttttttttttttttttttttttttttgtcttttgctaTTTGTGATATTTTGTTTTGCACAGCTAGTGTTTTGAGCTGCAAACTTGCATTGGGATTCATTTACTACTCCTATAGTCCTCCTATTTGCTTTTCAACTTTGATGTGAAAATTCACTCTTTATTGCTTACTCATTTCACTACCAtaactagattttttttttgggatttTCTTACTGAAATAAGAGTAAAAAGTTAGATTTCAGTTTTGCAAAAAAAATGGTAATACTTGTGTCGTTAAACAATGCCTGTTTTCGGTTTCATTCGTACCATTTTCACCCTTAACTTTATACATCAAATTATTGTGCCAacttaattacatatttaatatttttttctgtattttattatatatatagctGAAACAATTGGTACTAATTTTTTGGCAGAGATATAATAATCAAAAGCTAGAAAGAAGCAAAAGCTTTTCAGCAAACATGCCAGTGAGGCAAATGAAAGAAAGCTTAGAGCAACACATTGTGATCAAGCCCCATTTGCAGAATCCAATGAATACATCTAATAATTCACCAAATGCTTCTCAAAATTTCAAAGGTCCACCACAACAACCTTCCCTAGAAAATCATAGTCAAACTTCACCTCAACCAAGGAACAAAGGAAGAAGAAGGGGAAGAGGGGGTAGAAAATCTGATCAAGGTGACATTTTGATGAGACCAAGTTCAAGACCATGCACTACTACAAATGGAAATGTTGAAAATGGTTACATCTCTAGTGAAAAAGATGTTGGTTTTCCTACTTCAAGCAAGTCTTTGAGCTTTGCTCGTAGACCTGGATATGGACAAGTTGGGACAAAATGCATTGTCAAGGCTAACCATTTCTTTGCAGAGTTACCAGACAAGGACTTAAACCAATATGATGTAAGATATTTTCTTTagtattaatttgtttatttataacatcactGAAAAAAGCAATTAAATTGGATTTTCTAAGTGAAATGGGCCCTCTATAACAGTATATGCATTTAATTTCATCCTGTGATTTTCCTCTTATAGGTTTTGCAGTCCTTTTTTAGTAGTACTATTTATGAGACTTAAATTTTGTCTGACTCTTTTGTTCCAATTGTTGCTTTtacttcaatttaatttaattcaatgtCATCATGTGTTGGTTTATATTGAAGGTTACTATTACTCCAGAAGTGTCTTCAAGAACAGTAAACAGGTCCATTATAGCTGAACTTGTGAGGTTGTATAAAGAGTCTGATTTAGGTACGAGGCTTCCAGCTTATGATGGCAGAAAAAGTCTGTACACTGCAGGGCAGTTACCCTTTTCCTGGAAAGAGTTTAAGATTAAGCTTGTGGATGAAGAGGATGGAATTAATTGCACCAAGTAAGGATTTATGacttaaaataataactttaataatttctGCACACTTTGTGAGACTACACTTtgaaatgcatttattgataactTGAAAAAGGTAGTgcctttttaataaaatgtttactatttttgttgttttttttatcagTGAGACATAACATAGCATTTGCCAAAAGAAAAtaggtttttgatatgtttgatTAAGTTCTTCAATTTCAGCTGAcacattttggtcaatttttttttcagaagGGTAAAAGAGTACGTGGTGGTGATCAAGTTTGTTGCTAGGGCAAACTTGCATCATTTAGGCCAGTTTCTAGCTGGTAAGCGTGCTGACGCACCGCAGGAGGCGCTACAAATTCTTGATATTGTACTAAGAGAGCTATCAACTAAGAGGTAGTAGTAGTAGTATCATTCATGATGTATTGAGTGAAAGTATGAAGCTTAAGCTCTTTTTTATCTTACAAATACTTCATTTTCTAAAGGTATTGCTCCATTGGGAGGTCTTTCTTTTCACCTGATATAAGAAGACCACAACGGCTTGGAGAGGGATTGGAGTCATGGTGTGGATTTTACCAGAGCATAAGGCCTACTCAGATGGGCCTTTCCCTCAATATTGGTatattaacattattattacttttttttaacccTCCGGTTATGAGGGGAAAGAGGCCATGGTAATCTGGAGTTCGGGTGGGAGACAAGTAAACCCTGACCGATGATTTTCCATCCGGTCTTATAATTAAAGTACAATTAACTCTTTAATTTctctttgttttgtttgttaatgCATTTCACAGATATGGCATCAGCTGCATTTATTGAGCCTCTTCCAGTTGTTGAATTTGTTGGCCAGCTGCTAGGCAAAGATGTTCTTTCAAGGCCATTATCAGACGCAGATCGCATCAAGGTACATAGTGATATGGAGAAAGCTTTTGATGTTCATTTATTatgttttcaattttgacatttttacAGAACTACATTTTTTATGTCTAACAGATTAAAAAAGGTCTTAGAGGAGTTAAAGTTGAAGTGACACACAGAGGAAGTGTAAGAAGAAAATATCGTGTTTCAGGCTTGACTTCTCAACCAACAAGAGAACTTGTGTAAGTTGATTTTTCTTGCTAATCTCTTTTTAGAAAAATCTtagtcataaataattattttgcatTAGATCAAATTCTTAatgatgatttatttatttatttataggttTCCTGTTGATGAGAATTCAACTATGAAGTCAGTAGTTGAATACTTCCAAGAGATGTATGGTTTCACTATTCAATATACTCACCTTCCTTGCCTTCAAGTAGGAAACCAAAAGAAGGCTAACTACTTACCTATGGAGGTTTGGAAAGTAACTTGTAATTGAAGTAACTATTCAATTTTCTCAtagtttttgtttgtttgtttattcTTGTGCGCTTCTTGTTCTTCAGGCCTGCAAAATTGTCGAAGGGCAACGTTATACGAAAAGATTAAATGAGAAGCAAATTACTTCTCTACTGAAAGTTACTTGTCAGAGACCTCGCGATCgtgaaaatgacattttacagGTATTCAATAATGAATCCAAACTTCTCACCCCTCGCCCCTTTTGATTTTAGGATTATACATACTGATATCTGATTGTGCAGACTGTTCAACATAATGCTTATGATCAAGATCCTTATGCAAAGGAATTTGGAATTAACATCAGTGAGAAGCTAGCTTCTGTTGAAGCAAGAATTCTTCCTGCTCCTTGGGTAATAATGTGCTTCTTCTTCTAAAGATTTGGTGTGTCATATAGTGaaaatataatctttttttttccctattgctattcatttatttaaatcactTTTAACTGCAGCTTAAATATCATGAAAGTGGCAAAGAAAAGAACTGTTTACCCCATGTTGGTCAGTGGAACATGATGAATAAGGTATTGtattgtatatataaaataactttaattCTTGTTTGTCCTAGTTATTTTCTATCATAGCTTGTATTACTGATATCTACTACATCTACGAATTCTTGAATGACACAGAAAATGATTAATGGAATGACTGTTAACCGGTGGGCGTGCATAAATTTCTCGCGGAGTGTGCAAGATAGTGTCGCACGGACTTTTTGTAACGACCTTGCTCAAATGTGTCAAGTATCTGGCATGGTAGTTTTCTATGTTTTGTCTGCGTTATAAGTTCAGAAAGAAAATATCTGATATCTAATATCATGTGTTTTTTTATGTAGGAATTTAATCTGGAGCCTGTTATCCCTATCTACAATGCAAAGCCTGAGCAAGTGGAGAAAGCTTTGAAGCATGTTTACCATGTGTCAACAAACAAAACTAAAGGAAAGGAGTTGGAGCTCTTGTTAGCAATATTGCCAGACAATAATGGTTCTCTCTATGGTAAGCCACataagttgataataataactctAAAAGATTGTCaataatttgatttctatttatttgaGTAGACAGAACATGCAAGAGTTATGGCGTGAATTAAAAATGCAGAGTTTTCAATGAAACATCCTTTACTTTTTCAGGTGATCTCAAGCGTATTTGTGAAACTGACCTTGGTTTAATTTCACAATGCTGTCTAACAAAGCATGTCTTCAAAATAACTAAACAGTATTTGGCTAATGTGTCGCTGAAGATCAATGTTAAGGTTCGTTTGCTCTCAATCACATGAAAATGCATACATTCCTTAAATCATTGTTTAAAGTCTACTAGATTTCTTCATTATTCCATTATTCACTTACGTACTTCTTGGTGCAGATGGGAGGTAGAAACACCGTTCTTCTTGATGCGGTATGCTACAGAATACCATTGGTTAGTGACATACCAACCATAATTTTTGGAGCAGATGTTACACATCCTGAAAATGGAGAAGACTCTAGTCCCTCAATAGCAGCTGTATTTATCTAATCTTTTTATCTCGACTTTTAATAGCATTGCAATGGTTATTGAGGATTTTTCACAACTGATACATGATTTCTAATCTATAGGTAGTAGCTTCTCAAGATTGGCCTGAAGTGACAAAATATGCTGGTTTAGTTTGTGCTCAAGCTCATAGACAGGAACTTATACAGGATTTATATAAAACATGGCATGATCCTGTTCGTGGCACAGTTAGTGGAGGCATGATAAGGTAATAGACTAATAGTAATATTAATCGCACTTTGCTAAGTTTGAATGTTGTTATAAGTTGGTTTATCTAATTGATTCTTTTGTATTAGATCTCAGTGTTTCATATTTATGTATCTGTTTTTCTTGTGCAGAGATTTATTGATTTCCTTTAGAAAGGCGACGGGACAAAAGCCGTTACGAATTATATTTTACAGGTCGGTATGTTTAACTCATGATGCAATATCTGATAATCCATATTGATAAAAGTGTTATTAGTTATTGTTGTATTAACAAAGAAACTTATACAGGGATGGTGTAAGTGAAGGA
The genomic region above belongs to Cicer arietinum cultivar CDC Frontier isolate Library 1 chromosome 4, Cicar.CDCFrontier_v2.0, whole genome shotgun sequence and contains:
- the LOC101498267 gene encoding protein argonaute 10-like, with the translated sequence MPVRQMKESLEQHIVIKPHLQNPMNTSNNSPNASQNFKGPPQQPSLENHSQTSPQPRNKGRRRGRGGRKSDQGDILMRPSSRPCTTTNGNVENGYISSEKDVGFPTSSKSLSFARRPGYGQVGTKCIVKANHFFAELPDKDLNQYDVTITPEVSSRTVNRSIIAELVRLYKESDLGTRLPAYDGRKSLYTAGQLPFSWKEFKIKLVDEEDGINCTKRVKEYVVVIKFVARANLHHLGQFLAGKRADAPQEALQILDIVLRELSTKRYCSIGRSFFSPDIRRPQRLGEGLESWCGFYQSIRPTQMGLSLNIDMASAAFIEPLPVVEFVGQLLGKDVLSRPLSDADRIKIKKGLRGVKVEVTHRGSVRRKYRVSGLTSQPTRELVFPVDENSTMKSVVEYFQEMYGFTIQYTHLPCLQVGNQKKANYLPMEACKIVEGQRYTKRLNEKQITSLLKVTCQRPRDRENDILQTVQHNAYDQDPYAKEFGINISEKLASVEARILPAPWLKYHESGKEKNCLPHVGQWNMMNKKMINGMTVNRWACINFSRSVQDSVARTFCNDLAQMCQVSGMEFNLEPVIPIYNAKPEQVEKALKHVYHVSTNKTKGKELELLLAILPDNNGSLYGDLKRICETDLGLISQCCLTKHVFKITKQYLANVSLKINVKMGGRNTVLLDAVCYRIPLVSDIPTIIFGADVTHPENGEDSSPSIAAVVASQDWPEVTKYAGLVCAQAHRQELIQDLYKTWHDPVRGTVSGGMIRDLLISFRKATGQKPLRIIFYRDGVSEGQFYQVLLYELDAIRKACASLEPNYQPPVTFIVVQKRHHTRLFPNNHRDRSSTDKSGNILPGTVVDSKICHPTEFDFYLCSHAGIQGTSRPAHYHVLWDENNFTADGIQSLTNNLCYTYARCTRSVSVVPPAYYAHLAAFRARFYMEPDMQENGSNGDGNSSHSSKGTRTTGECGVKPLPALKDNVKRVMFYC